GTGGTATAACGTTGAGCAAGGTACGAATCCTGGGTTCCTGTATCAACAAAATACGATGCGTGATGCTGTACTTGCAGGGATCAATCTGAATATTTTCAACCAACATAATAAAAGAGTGCATATGGCCAATCTGGCCCAGATCGTTAATGTTCTCCAGGCGTTGGTCTTGACAGAAGGAGAGAAGATGCTGCTTACGCCTACATATCATGTGTTTGATATGTATCAGGTGCACATGGACGCGCAGCGGTTGGAACTGAATTACGAGAGTCCTGGATATACTTTCGGGGAAGAGACCATCCCTCAACTTAGTTTGTCAGCTTCTCGTAGTAATGATGGCGTTATTCATGTGACGGCGTGTAACCTTAGTCATACGGATAAGCTTGAAGTGGTTTGTCAGATTGAATCAACGAACGCTTCTGCTGTATCGGGACGAATTCTGCATCACGCAGATTATAGTGCGTTCAACACATTTGAACAGCCGAATCAGGTTCAACCTGCGGACTGGAAGGGTATTACACTCGAAAATAACAAACTGCGTTTTGTACTGCCTCCGGCCTCGGTTGGAGTGGTCGCTATAAAGGCTTGATCAGATGGATTCATCCGTGCAGAGTAGAAGTGCTGGGAAACGGGAGCCATGCAAGGGATGTAACGATCAATATGATGTGAAAATTAGTGAAGCCAAGATGGCCCGGCTCGTGGAGCTGGCCTCACGCTCACGTCCGGTCGTCGATGATGCTGAATATGAGCGTCGTTTATCCATCTGCTCTGATTGTCCAGGATTACAATACGGTACGACCTGCCGCTATTGTGGCTGTCTCGTACAGGTGCGCGCCAAGTTGGTAGAGTCGACCTGTCCATTTCCATATGAGCCGCGATGGACCTGATCCAGAACGTATTTCTTTATTAATGAAGCAAGGCAGAGCTGCACTTTACGAGTGTGGCTCTGCTTTTTTTGGCATTGATGGGCAAAAACTCTGAATTTGGATTTGAATTGAGCGGGTGAACTGGATATAGTTATACAGTAGAGTGTAGGATAGCGAGCTATCCGGGAATATGAGCGCGTATAGCGGCACAACAATACAGGAAGGGCTGTTCTCACCGGCCGTGCCTGATTTTGCGTCGCCTCGAATATAATGGAGGTTAACATTCATGTCGAACATGCGACCGGTTCAGATCCGGCTGCACAGCCGTTATGAAGGTGAAGATGTACTGCAGGAAATGCAGGGTGAAGCCGTATTGAAGGGATCTGTGCTCTATGTTCGTTATGAAGAGCCACAGGCTGGCCCCGAGGGCGGTATTACCCGAACAACATTGAAGCTGGGCGGACAATCCATCAAGATTATACGTCACGGTGAGGTGGAATCGGAGCAAACATTTGAGTTAAACCGCAAGCTCCCTGGTTTTTACCGCTCGCCGTATATGTCGTTTGCCTTGTCCACGCATACACAGGAGCTGGAACTTTCCATTCAGGGATTGAGCGCACGCGCAGCGTGGAGCTACGACTTTTACCGCTTTGACGAAGAATCCGGACATTTCGCGATTAGTTTGCATATACAGGAGGAACCAATTTCATGACACGTAATCCATTAGATACGATTAACGAACGGGTAAGTACAGCCATCGGCAATGCCATTGTTGCTGCTGGCATTGTTACGCAGGAGGATCTGCCGACCATCACCCTTGAAGTACCACGCGAGAAAACACACGGCGATTTGGCAACCAATGCCGCTATGCAACTGACCAAGATTGCCAAGCGTAATCCACGCCAGATCGCAGAAGAGATTATTACCAATCTCAACCTGGCTGAAGCTGGAATTGAGAAGGCTGAGATTGCCGGACCGGGATTCATTAACTTTAAGTTGGACAAGAGTTATCTCTACCCTGTGCTGGGGCTTGTACATGAGCAGGGTGAGAATTATGGAAGAATCAATGTTGGTGAAGGGCGCAAGGTCGAGATGGAGTTTGTCAGTGCCAACCCGACAGGCAGTCTGCATCTGGGCCATGCGCGTGGAGCGGCTGTGGGTGATGCGCTTTGCAACATCCTCGACTATGCCGGATATGATGTAACACGTGAATACTACATTAATGACGCGGGTAATCAGGTATTTAATCTGTCTCGTTCCATTGAAGCTCGCTATTTGCAGGAACTTGGCCAAGACGCAGAGATGCCGGAAGATGGTTATCATGGTGAGGATATCAAAGGATTCGCCAAGGAGCTAGTGGCTGAGAAAGGCGATTCTTTGCTGTCCATGCATCCAGGTGACCGTGCAGCTTATTTCCGCGACTTCGGTTTGGAAAAAGAATTGGACAAGATCAAACGTGACTTGAATCGCTTCCGTGTCAATTTCGACATCTGGTTCAGCGAAACTTCGCTGTATGATAACGGAGAAGTGTTGCGTGTACTTGACGAATTGCGTGATCGTAATGAAATCTATGAGCAAGACGGAGCAACTTGGTTGAAAACCATGCAGTATGGTGACGATAAAGAGCGTGTTTTGATTAAAAATGACGGCACGTACACGTACCTTACGCCGGACATTGCTTATCACCGTGATAAATATGCGCGTGGATACGACACGATGATTAACATCTGGGGAGCGGACCACCACGGTTATATTCCACGGATGAAAGCGGCCATGCAAGCACTGGGCAACGATCCTGAGAAATTGGTCGTGCTGATTGCACAGATGGTGAGCTTGTTCCAGAATGGCGAGAAAGTGAAGATGTCCAAGCGTACAGGCAAGGCGGTAACGATGGAAGATCTGATGGACGAAGTAGGCATTGATGCCATTCGTTACTTCTTTACCATGCGCAGCATGGACTCTCATCTGGACTTCGACATGGACCTTGCGATTTCGACGTCCAATGAAAACCCTGTATTCTATGTTCAATACGCTCACGCTCGGGTATGCAGCGTATACCGTCAGGCAGAAGAACAAGGCATTGAGCTGTTGCCATTGGCACAGATCGACCTTTCGAAGCTGACAACGGAACATGAATATGACCTTCTTCGCAAAATGGGTGAACTGCCTGAAGAAATCGCGACTGCTGCTACGGGATATGCGCCGCATCGTATTGTTCGTTATGTATATGAACTGGCATCCCTGTTCCACAGTTACTATCGTGCAGAGCGCGTCATTACTGAAGACGCGGGACAAACTCAGGCGCGTCTGGCCCTGATCGGTGCTGTACGCACCGTCATCGCAACAGCGCTTCGTCTGGTGGGCGTATCCGCACCGGACAAAATGTAATTCAAGCCCTGGCGGTGCACAACCGCCCTGTGGCTTTGACAAAAAGTCTCCATGCACCACGCTTGCAATGCAGCGTGGACATGGAGACTTTTTGCTGTGCCCGCAGCCGAGTTCATACGGCCCCGAGGCACCCAGAGCCAGCGCTGCCTGCCGCCCGTGGGCAATCACCATGAAGCATCACACCGCGCAGCAGTGCTGCGCTTAGCGAATGCTTCACGGAACGGCTCCCTGCGGCAGGCAGCGCTGTTTACCCTCCGCCCTCCTGCATCAGCTTGAGGGCGTCAATCTCGCCACCGCGTATTTTGCTCTTCGCGGTGGTTGTCTTGCGTGCGCGCAGCGGAACGGTCGCGCGCTTCACGAGCGTTTTGATCTCGGCTGGCGACAGGCCTGGATGCTTCGCAAGCAAGAGCGCTATGGCGCCACTGACGTGCGATGTCGCCATGGAGGTACCGCTCATCTCATGGTGCTTGCCTTGCACCCAGGATGAAACAATTTTGTCCCCTGGCGCATATACATCAACGTATGCACCTCGGTTACTAAACGAGGCGATCCGCCGGTTTTTGTCGGTTGCCCCAACCGATATCGTTTGCGGATAACGTGCCGGATAATCAATGCTGCGGCGTTTGCCGTCATTTCCTGATGAAGCAACAATGACAATTCCGGCTTGATGGGCACGGTTCACGACATCAAGCAATGCTTTGCTACGCGTTTTCATGCCAAAGCTCATATTGATAATATCGACCCGATTGCGTACACACCAATCGATGCCAAGCACAATGTCTGACACGAAGGCCGAACCATTATGGTCGAATGCCTTCACCGGATAGATCAGGGAGCGAGGGGCTACGCCAATCATACCTGCCGTACTGTTAGCTGCGGCAATGGTTCCGGCAATATGGGTGCCATGACCGTTATCATCATGAGGAAGCAGACTGCGGTTTAACAGATTGATTCCGCGTGCCAGCGAATAGCGAAGATCCGGGTGTTGATAATCGGCACCTGTGTCGATCACGCCGATTTTGATTCGATGTCCCGTGGATACGGACCATACTTTGGGAGCGTGAATCTGTTTGACGCCCCAAGGTATGCCCTGAGCACTGCTCGGTTTACTGTGAAGCGCGGTGGCATGCAGTGAGATGGATACATCTTCTTCTACCGTAATCTCATTGCTGTAGCGAGATAATTCTTCTGGGTCATGCACCGGGGCGATAATGGAGCGGGCCAGCCGGGAGGAGCGTACCATACCAAGATCCGTAAATTCATTCCTCATCCGCGACAGTTCCACGAGGCAGGCTTCATATTGCTTCGGTTTGGCGAACCGGATCAGGTACCGCCGCCCCTGTTCTGGTTCGGGACGTTGCATTCCTTCAACCAATTGATGTAGAAAACCAGTATAGTCCATAATGGGCAGCCCCCTTCGGGATGAACATGCTGAGGTATTCTATGAATGCATTGATCCCGCCGCATGGGGAACCTGCCCTTTTTTTACAAAAACACATTCTCTTCGTGTCAAAACGGGCGCAGGGACATATGATGGATGGAGGGCTAGAGGGCTCTCGCGGGGACCCTGGTGAGGAGCGATCCTTCAAGGGTATACAGTCAGAAGGCGGAGGGGACTCCGTCTTTTTTATATGATCATGCTTTTTTTGCAAAAAGGACGATATGCCCGCGAGTTAGCGGTCTCTTACGGGTCTATACATTGCTCGTTTGAAGTCGCTTCTTGGAATTATGAGACATCCATACATAAAAACTTGCTTTTTGAGGCTAAATAGGTTTTACTTAGGTTTGTTAATGGATATGTTATATGTAACATTCCAGTTCGTAGGGATATAAAGTGAATTTTGTGTGAGAGGAAGTGTCTGTCAGTGAGTACCTCGCTCAATTTGAAAATTGATAAAGAAAAGGTCAGAGAGATTCCTTTGGTGGACCTCGCCTTTATGGTGCTGAAAGCGGCCAATACGCCGTATTACTACCGTGATTTGATGAATGAGGTAGCTAAACAGCGCGGAATGACTGATGAAGAAATCAACGAGTTTATCGCCCAGTTATATACCGAGATTAATATCGATGGCCGTTTTGCTTGCGTCGGTACAAGTCTGTGGGGCTTGAAGCGCTGGTATCCGGTAGCTGGATCGGAAGATACCATGACGGGTGCGAAGCGTCCGCGCATCATCAACGATGAAGACGATGATCTGGAAGATGAGGACTTCGGGGAAGAGGAAGACAGCTACAACAGCGACGAAGACTTCGACAATTCTGATGATGATCAGGACGATGATGATGATGACGATGATGATGACGAAGACGACATCTTTGACGAAGAAGATGGCGAAGAAGAAGTTCTAGTTGAAGATGACGATTTGGAAGAGGAAGACCTCGAAGAAGGCGATGAAGAAGAGTCCGAAGACGAGGGTGAATTTGACGACGATTCCGATAAGTAGCAGTCATTTTTGACATCGATAGTTTACCCGTTTTCCCCGCATAGTCAGCCTTGACAGCAGACGGGGTAACGGGTAAACTATTGCATGGGCTTATGAATGAGCGACAAAATATTTATGTTTTTTATAAAAAGTGCCCCGTCCTGCGGGAGTACTTTTTTTGTATTTTTAGAGGCAGAATTTTGCAAAATGATTTGAATTCCGCATGCTCCCGGCCAACAATCCGTGGTCTATTTTTGTATATCCAAAACACCAAATGGATCGATGCAATGATATCTATTTAGGGACAGGCTCGGTAGTTGGCTCCCGGAAGGTTTGCACCATTCTACGCTGTAGAACAACGTTGTTTACACACGGTCTTCGCATGAAAGAGCAGTTCGCAGATGCAGGGAATTTCTGCCATTGCTCTTTTTAACGATGATTACCTGGGAAACGGGTTACGATAATACCATATATCGCCTGAATTTCTGTACTTATATTAGGAGGGTAATAACAGTGACAAAGTATATTTTCGTGACGGGCGGAGTTGTGTCCTCCCTGGGCAAAGGGATAACGGCTGCCTCGCTGGGCAGATTGCTGAAAAACAGAGGGTTGAAGGTAACTATTCAAAAATTTGATCCATACATCAATATCGACCCGGGAACAATGAGTCCTTATCAGCATGGTGAGGTTTTTGTAACGGATGATGGCGCGGAAACGGATCTTGACCTTGGCCACTATGAACGTTTTATTGACATCAACCTCTCCAAAAACAGCAACGTCACGACTGGTAAAGTATACTCCTCCGTCATCAGCAAAGAGCGGCGCGGGGAATATCTGGGCGGAACGGTACAAGTCATTCCACACATTACGAACGAGATCAAAGAGCGCGTATTCCGCGCAGGACGTGAAGCGGGTTCGGATGTTGTCATTACGGAGATCGGCGGTACGGTAGGTGACATCGAGAGCTTGCCGTTCCTGGAAGCTATTCGTCAAATCAAGAGTGATGTAGGTCGTGACAACGTGATGTACATCCATGTAACACTTATTCCTTACATCAAGGCTGCCGGAGAAGTGAAAACCAAACCAACGCAGCACAGCGTGAAGGAATTGCGCAGCATCGGTATTCAGCCGAATGTCATTGTATGCCGTACAGAGTATGAGCTGTCCAAAGACATGAAAGCCAAAATCGCTCTCTTCTGTGACATTGATGAAAATGCCGTGGTGGAATGCCGTGATGCAGACACATTGTACCAAGTGCCTTTGAACCTGCGTGAAGAAGGTTTGGATGAGATCGTGGTAAACCACCTGAAGCTGACTACTCCTGCACCGGATATGAGCGAGTGGGAAGGGCTGGTTGACCGTATCAATAAGCTGAAGCATACAGTGGAGATTGCCATTGTAGGTAAATATGTGGCATTGCATGATGCTTATTTGAGTGTTGTTGAATCCTTGTCTCATGCAGGATTTGCATCCAATGCAGATGTCAAGATCCGCTGGATTCACTCCGAAGATATCACCGATGAGAATGTGGGCGATCTGCTGCACGGCGTAGGCGGAATCCTCGTTCCAGGCGGATTTGGTGATCGGGGTATTGAAGGTAAAGTATCTGCGATTCGTTATGCCCGTGAGAAACAAATTCCGTTCTTCGGTATTTGCCTGGGTATGCAGGTTTCTGTTATTGAATATGCACGTTCCATCGTTGGTTTGAATGGAGCAAATAGCTCCGAGATCAATCCAGCTACAGAGTTCCCGGTGATCGACCTGTTGCCTGAACAAAAAGACATCGAAAACCTGGGTGGTACAATGCGTCTGGGTCTGTATCCTTGTAAGCTTCAGGAAGGTTCCCTGGCAATGTCTTGTTATGATGATGAATTGGTCTATGAGAGACACCGTCACCGGTACGAGTTCAACAATGAATACCGTGAAGCGATCGAAAAAGCCGGTCTGGTTATCTCGGGTACATCCCCGGATGGACGTCTTGTTGAGATCGTGGAGCTTCCAGGACACCCGTGGTTCCTGGCAGTACAATTCCACCCGGAATTCACTTCCCGTCCGAACCGTCCGCAGCCATTGTTCCGTGAGTTTGTAAAAGCTTCTCTGGAGAGCGCTGGAAAATAAGTGTTGATCATTAAGCTATAAATAAATGGATGTTCTTGGCAGCCGATAAGGGTGCTGGGGACATCCTTTTTTAGTGCATCGAGATGAGCGAAAATGGTTTTTGGCATTTTGGGATGTAAGCAGGATTTCAATGGGTAAGGTAGAATACTTATCATGACGACTATGGGATTGTTATCCAGATTCAGACGTACATGCTTTCCTAATTCTAGGAGGTTACTTAGTGGAAAATAAAAAAGTGTTGATTGTTGATGACCAAAACGGTATTCGAATCCTGTTAATGGAAGTGTTCAGCAGCGAAGGATATAATACGTTCCAAGCGCCTAATGGGAAGATCGCCCTGGAGATAGTAAATAATGACAAACCTGATCTTGTGCTGCTTGATATGAAGATTCCTGGCATGGATGGCCTAGAAATTCTGAAACATATTAAGGAAATTGATCCGGATATCAAAGTCATCATGATGACGGCCTATGGTGAACTGGACATGATCAAAGAAGCTACCGATCTTGGAGCGCTCATGCACTTTACGAAACCGTTTGATATCGATGAAATGCGAGTGGCAGTCAATATGCAGCTTCGAAATGATACTGCAAATAAGTGCAGCTGAATCCTGTAGATACAGGATTTTTTTGCGTGTGAAGCTGTGAGAGTTTACAGGTGGGCATACAGGGTATTTCAGTCAGGCATCCGGGGAATATTGGAAATGGGGACGTCATCATGCTGTGTCTATGAAAACTGTGCTGCAAAGCACAGCATTTTTGCAAATGCTTGTTTAGTATTTGACATGGGATGTGGTATAATAAGCCCGTATGTGATTTCGGCTAAAAACCATAGACACAACCCAACACCCCTAGGAGGATTGAAACCATGCCATTAGTATCTATGACAGACATGTTGAACAAAGCACTCGAAGGAAAATATGCAGTTGGTCAATACAACATCAATAACCTTGAGTGGACTCAAGCGATTCTTGCTGCAGCAGAAGAAGAGAAATCCCCAGTAATCTTGGGCGTATCCGAAGGCGCAGCACGTCACATGAGTGGTTTCTACACAGTAGTTAAAATAGTAGAAGGACTCATTCACGACATGAAAATCACCGTTCCAGTTGCTATTCACTTGGATCACGGTTCCAGCTTTGATAAGTGTAAAGAAGCGATCGATGCTGGATTTACATCCGTAATGATCGACGGTTCCCACCACTCCATCGATGAAAATATCGAAATGACTAAAAAAGTTGTTGAATATGCACACGCTAAAGGCGTTTCTGTAGAAGCCGAAGTAGGTACTGTTGGTGGACAAGAAGACGACGTTATCGGTGGTATCATGTACGCTGATCTGAACGAGTGTGTACGTATCGTTAAAGAAACAGGTATCGACACATTGGCTCCAGCTCTTGGTTCCGTACACGGTCCTTACCATGGCGAGCCTAACTTGGGCTTCAAAGAAATGGAAGAAGTTCGCGATGCAGTTAACGTTCCACTGGTACTGCATGGTGGTACAGGTATCCCTAAACATGATATCGACAAAGCCATTTCCCTGG
This window of the Paenibacillus marchantiae genome carries:
- a CDS encoding DUF6171 family protein — its product is MDSSVQSRSAGKREPCKGCNDQYDVKISEAKMARLVELASRSRPVVDDAEYERRLSICSDCPGLQYGTTCRYCGCLVQVRAKLVESTCPFPYEPRWT
- a CDS encoding YwiB family protein, giving the protein MSNMRPVQIRLHSRYEGEDVLQEMQGEAVLKGSVLYVRYEEPQAGPEGGITRTTLKLGGQSIKIIRHGEVESEQTFELNRKLPGFYRSPYMSFALSTHTQELELSIQGLSARAAWSYDFYRFDEESGHFAISLHIQEEPIS
- a CDS encoding S8 family peptidase, giving the protein MDYTGFLHQLVEGMQRPEPEQGRRYLIRFAKPKQYEACLVELSRMRNEFTDLGMVRSSRLARSIIAPVHDPEELSRYSNEITVEEDVSISLHATALHSKPSSAQGIPWGVKQIHAPKVWSVSTGHRIKIGVIDTGADYQHPDLRYSLARGINLLNRSLLPHDDNGHGTHIAGTIAAANSTAGMIGVAPRSLIYPVKAFDHNGSAFVSDIVLGIDWCVRNRVDIINMSFGMKTRSKALLDVVNRAHQAGIVIVASSGNDGKRRSIDYPARYPQTISVGATDKNRRIASFSNRGAYVDVYAPGDKIVSSWVQGKHHEMSGTSMATSHVSGAIALLLAKHPGLSPAEIKTLVKRATVPLRARKTTTAKSKIRGGEIDALKLMQEGGG
- the rpoE gene encoding DNA-directed RNA polymerase subunit delta, translated to MSTSLNLKIDKEKVREIPLVDLAFMVLKAANTPYYYRDLMNEVAKQRGMTDEEINEFIAQLYTEINIDGRFACVGTSLWGLKRWYPVAGSEDTMTGAKRPRIINDEDDDLEDEDFGEEEDSYNSDEDFDNSDDDQDDDDDDDDDDEDDIFDEEDGEEEVLVEDDDLEEEDLEEGDEEESEDEGEFDDDSDK
- a CDS encoding response regulator, whose translation is MENKKVLIVDDQNGIRILLMEVFSSEGYNTFQAPNGKIALEIVNNDKPDLVLLDMKIPGMDGLEILKHIKEIDPDIKVIMMTAYGELDMIKEATDLGALMHFTKPFDIDEMRVAVNMQLRNDTANKCS
- a CDS encoding CTP synthase; the protein is MTKYIFVTGGVVSSLGKGITAASLGRLLKNRGLKVTIQKFDPYINIDPGTMSPYQHGEVFVTDDGAETDLDLGHYERFIDINLSKNSNVTTGKVYSSVISKERRGEYLGGTVQVIPHITNEIKERVFRAGREAGSDVVITEIGGTVGDIESLPFLEAIRQIKSDVGRDNVMYIHVTLIPYIKAAGEVKTKPTQHSVKELRSIGIQPNVIVCRTEYELSKDMKAKIALFCDIDENAVVECRDADTLYQVPLNLREEGLDEIVVNHLKLTTPAPDMSEWEGLVDRINKLKHTVEIAIVGKYVALHDAYLSVVESLSHAGFASNADVKIRWIHSEDITDENVGDLLHGVGGILVPGGFGDRGIEGKVSAIRYAREKQIPFFGICLGMQVSVIEYARSIVGLNGANSSEINPATEFPVIDLLPEQKDIENLGGTMRLGLYPCKLQEGSLAMSCYDDELVYERHRHRYEFNNEYREAIEKAGLVISGTSPDGRLVEIVELPGHPWFLAVQFHPEFTSRPNRPQPLFREFVKASLESAGK
- the fba gene encoding class II fructose-1,6-bisphosphate aldolase, coding for MPLVSMTDMLNKALEGKYAVGQYNINNLEWTQAILAAAEEEKSPVILGVSEGAARHMSGFYTVVKIVEGLIHDMKITVPVAIHLDHGSSFDKCKEAIDAGFTSVMIDGSHHSIDENIEMTKKVVEYAHAKGVSVEAEVGTVGGQEDDVIGGIMYADLNECVRIVKETGIDTLAPALGSVHGPYHGEPNLGFKEMEEVRDAVNVPLVLHGGTGIPKHDIDKAISLGTSKINVNTENQISFSKVVREVLAAKPDAYDPRTFIVPGRDAIKETVKGKIREFGSNNKA
- the argS gene encoding arginine--tRNA ligase gives rise to the protein MTRNPLDTINERVSTAIGNAIVAAGIVTQEDLPTITLEVPREKTHGDLATNAAMQLTKIAKRNPRQIAEEIITNLNLAEAGIEKAEIAGPGFINFKLDKSYLYPVLGLVHEQGENYGRINVGEGRKVEMEFVSANPTGSLHLGHARGAAVGDALCNILDYAGYDVTREYYINDAGNQVFNLSRSIEARYLQELGQDAEMPEDGYHGEDIKGFAKELVAEKGDSLLSMHPGDRAAYFRDFGLEKELDKIKRDLNRFRVNFDIWFSETSLYDNGEVLRVLDELRDRNEIYEQDGATWLKTMQYGDDKERVLIKNDGTYTYLTPDIAYHRDKYARGYDTMINIWGADHHGYIPRMKAAMQALGNDPEKLVVLIAQMVSLFQNGEKVKMSKRTGKAVTMEDLMDEVGIDAIRYFFTMRSMDSHLDFDMDLAISTSNENPVFYVQYAHARVCSVYRQAEEQGIELLPLAQIDLSKLTTEHEYDLLRKMGELPEEIATAATGYAPHRIVRYVYELASLFHSYYRAERVITEDAGQTQARLALIGAVRTVIATALRLVGVSAPDKM